In Rhizobium gallicum bv. gallicum R602sp, the following proteins share a genomic window:
- the otnC gene encoding 3-oxo-tetronate 4-phosphate decarboxylase, producing the protein MHEINRLREEICRTGQSLFERGLTSGSTGNISVRLSDGGWLMTPTNASMGSLDPARLSLFDASGKLVSGDAPTKEAFLHFSMYGERGDAGAVVHLHSSHATAVSILRDIDPEDVLPPLTAYYVMRVGRLPLVPYFAPGDMALADAVRSLAGRHHAMLLANHGPVVAGTTLASAQFAAEELEETAKLFLMLQHHAKRMLTAEQVDDLRKRFNLP; encoded by the coding sequence ATGCACGAGATTAACCGCCTGCGTGAAGAGATATGCCGTACGGGGCAGTCGCTGTTCGAGCGCGGGCTGACCTCCGGCTCGACCGGCAATATTTCGGTTCGTCTTTCCGACGGCGGTTGGCTGATGACCCCGACCAATGCCTCGATGGGGTCTCTTGACCCGGCCCGCCTTTCCCTCTTCGACGCCTCGGGCAAACTCGTGTCCGGCGACGCGCCGACCAAGGAAGCATTTCTGCATTTTTCGATGTATGGCGAGCGCGGTGATGCCGGCGCCGTCGTCCACCTCCATTCGAGCCATGCAACAGCCGTCAGCATTTTGCGCGATATCGATCCTGAGGATGTCCTGCCGCCCTTGACCGCCTATTACGTCATGCGTGTCGGACGCTTGCCGCTTGTCCCCTATTTCGCGCCTGGGGACATGGCGCTTGCAGACGCGGTGCGGTCGCTGGCCGGGCGTCATCACGCGATGCTACTTGCCAATCATGGGCCGGTCGTCGCCGGGACGACGCTTGCAAGCGCCCAGTTCGCCGCCGAGGAGCTTGAAGAGACTGCAAAGCTTTTTCTCATGCTGCAGCATCACGCCAAAAGGATGCTGACCGCCGAACAGGTCGATGACTTGCGCAAACGCTTCAACCTTCCTTAG
- the otnK gene encoding 3-oxo-tetronate kinase: MLIGAVADDITGATDLCLMLSREGMKTLQVIGVPEEGADFGDADAVVVALKSRTIPAEEAVRASRAAAGKLLAAGAEQLLFKYCSTFDSTDDGNIGPVADALQDLTGGELTIACPSFPAAGRTVYKGHLFVGDRLLSESSLKDHPLTPMHDPDLVRVLQRQTRRPVGLIDWPVIARGEDAIRAAFAQQQAAGKRILVVDTLSDADLHAIGAACDGMKLVTGGSGIAMGLPENFRKRNKLPVRKAMTRMMAPVGRRVVLAGSCSAATRVQIEVARNDASALLRLDISAVADGSQSAAEIADWVISQDKDRLPLVYSSASPQELQSIQAAMGRHESGALVEQTLAEVAERLKQKGFTRFLIAGGETSGAVINALGVKTLSIGPEIDPGVPWTRSLSGPDIVLALKSGNFGAPDFFLKAWAQLDPEGSDARD, encoded by the coding sequence GTGTTAATCGGTGCAGTAGCCGACGACATCACCGGAGCAACCGATCTTTGCCTCATGCTGTCGCGTGAAGGCATGAAGACCCTGCAAGTGATCGGCGTGCCGGAGGAGGGGGCTGATTTTGGCGATGCGGATGCGGTGGTCGTCGCACTCAAATCGAGAACGATCCCTGCAGAAGAAGCCGTCAGGGCATCGAGGGCGGCGGCCGGCAAGCTGCTTGCCGCCGGCGCAGAGCAGCTGCTGTTCAAATATTGCTCGACGTTCGATTCCACCGATGACGGCAATATCGGGCCGGTCGCCGACGCGCTTCAGGATCTGACGGGAGGCGAACTGACGATTGCCTGTCCATCCTTTCCTGCAGCCGGCCGCACCGTCTATAAGGGGCATCTTTTTGTCGGCGATCGGCTCCTGTCGGAAAGTTCTCTGAAGGACCATCCCTTAACGCCGATGCACGATCCCGATCTCGTGCGCGTCCTGCAACGGCAGACAAGACGGCCGGTCGGTCTTATCGATTGGCCGGTGATCGCCAGGGGCGAAGACGCCATCCGGGCGGCTTTTGCGCAGCAGCAGGCGGCAGGAAAGCGCATCCTCGTTGTCGATACGTTGTCGGATGCCGATCTGCACGCTATCGGGGCGGCCTGCGACGGCATGAAGCTTGTCACCGGCGGCTCCGGCATTGCCATGGGGTTGCCCGAAAATTTCAGGAAACGCAATAAATTGCCGGTCCGCAAAGCCATGACCCGCATGATGGCGCCGGTAGGGCGCCGGGTCGTCCTTGCCGGATCTTGCTCGGCTGCAACCCGTGTCCAGATCGAGGTTGCCCGCAATGACGCTTCAGCGCTTCTGAGGCTTGATATTTCGGCGGTTGCCGATGGAAGCCAGAGCGCGGCTGAAATCGCAGACTGGGTGATTTCGCAAGACAAGGACCGTCTGCCGCTCGTTTATTCCAGCGCCAGTCCGCAGGAGCTTCAAAGCATCCAGGCGGCTATGGGACGGCACGAGTCCGGAGCGCTTGTCGAACAGACGCTGGCCGAGGTTGCCGAGCGACTGAAGCAGAAGGGTTTTACCCGTTTTCTCATTGCCGGCGGAGAAACTTCAGGCGCGGTGATCAATGCGCTCGGCGTCAAGACGCTTTCGATCGGCCCTGAAATCGATCCAGGCGTGCCATGGACCCGCAGCCTAAGCGGTCCGGACATTGTGCTGGCTTTGAAATCCGGCAATTTCGGCGCTCCGGATTTCTTCCTGAAAGCCTGGGCGCAGCTTGATCCGGAGGGGTCGGATGCACGAGATTAA